A window of Exiguobacterium sp. FSL W8-0210 genomic DNA:
AAGGAACGAACATCGATTGGCTCCGCCGGGAGGTCCTCGATATCTTAAAAAAGTTCGACAAGGATAATGTGTTCGTTCGCCAGATGGATCCGACCGTTCGTGGGAAGATCGCCAACAACTGGATCGTGGGTGCCGGAACAGCTGCTGGTGCAATCGGTGCCGTCCCGTTTCCAGGAGCTGATATCATTCCGTTGACTTCAATTCAAATCGGCTTGATGCTCAAGTTATCAAATCTGTACGAACGGCAGTTATCCAAAGAGAGTGCGAAGGAGTTGCTTGTCGTGACAATCGTCGGAAACTCCGGAAAGACTGCTTTTCGGCAAATGGCGAAGCTAGTTCCGGGATATGGTGCCGTCATTGCCGCGGGAGTCGCTTCGACCGCCACCCTTGCACTCGGATACGGAACGAAATATGTCTATGAGAATAAGCTCGAATTAACACCGGAACAACTAATGGGGTTCGTCAAACGATTCCGAAAGAAGGCGGAGGAGTCGTCAGAAGAGACAAACGAGTAATCTCCTTGCTATTCCATACAGCAATGAAGGGGGAGAACATATGACACGACTACTCGAAGAAATCAAACAATATCAATCGAAATTCCGACAAAAGGCACCTGCTGAGAAACAACGGTTGATGGCGGAAGCGACAGCTGAACTGGCTGCTTCTGGAGTCGTACAAGGTCTAGGTGTCGTTGACACAATCCCACACTTTACATTACCCATTGTATCTGGAGAACCAGTCGCAATCGAGACATTACTCGAGCAAGGTCCTGTCATCTTGACGTTCTACCGGGGTGGCTGGTGTCCGTACTGCAATCTCGAGCTTCGCGCTTACGAACGGGAGATCGAACGGATTCGCGCACTTGGTGCAATCGTTGTTGCAATCAGTCCGGAGACGCCTGATTTTGCTGAACAAACAGCGGATAAGAATGGCTTGAGTTTCCCTGTCTTAAGTGACGTTGATTTACATGTATCCCGTCAATTCGACCTCGTGTTTGACTTACCGGATTATTTGATTGAGATTTACAAGGCATCAGGACTCGATGTTGCGAAGCATAACGGAAATGATGACTGGCAACTTCCTAAACCGGCAACGTTCATTATTGAGACAAGTGGTGTGATTCGTTTCGTAGAAGTGCCATCGGATTATACGAAACGCGTTGATCCAGAGCAGATCATCCCAAAACTTGAACAGAATTAAAAGCATGAAGATTAATTCAAACGGTCTAGCTTCTCTCTACTTGTTGGGAGAAGTCAGACCGTTTGAAGTTTACCTTTATTTTGTATCAAGCAGTACTTGTCTCAACCATTCTTGAAACTTGAGATCAGTCTGTTGCCAGTCCATTGCCCGTGCAAAATGATGAGCGGAGGTACGAATGGCTTCGTACTCCTCTGGATCTCGGAAACAAGCTCGCATTTCGGCAGCGAGTGCACCAGGTGTTTTGTTTTTAGCCATGTAGCCTGTCATGCCATACTGAACGGCGTCTCGGACACCAGGAGCATCATATACGATGGACGGTGTTCCGACAGCTGCCGCTTCAATTATAGGAAAACCCACGCCTTCGCGTATAGAAGGGAAGAGGAGAGCGGTGGCACGACTCATCATGCTGCGCGTTTCTGTTTCAGTGATTGAATCGTAGTATGTGATAGCATCCTTCACTTCTTTAGGAAGGGGAAGTGTAAGGTATTGCAAAAGATGAGAGCTGTTACGAATACCAATAAGCCAGAGGCGTGTCTCAGGAAACTCACGTTGGACCATAAGGAATGCCCCAATCGTATCTTGAAGTTCTTTTTCGTTCAGACGGTTGATATATAGAAAGGTTGGAACATGTTCTTTTAACTCCCATTCCTGTTCAGACCACGGGGAAAAGGAAAGTCCTGGCGGCAACATCGTGATATGACTGTTAGTAAAACCAGCACTTTGTAGTTCATCTACAACAGAGGGGCTGATAGTCAAGGCATGACTATCTTTATACCAGCTTAACCGTCGAGTCTCTGTCCATTCGCCAAGCTTTGAAAAAGGAAACACAAGCGTCGTCGACCAACGTTCACGAATCAATTGATAAAGAAATAAAGTTCGTTTATGACGTGGAACATAAAATGGTCTGAAGAAATGAAACCCATTCAAATGATCCAGAACTAAATCAATCGTTTTAGCATAAGACCAGTAATAATAAAGTGCATATGGAATAAGAGAAGCTGTCGTACCATAACGGAGGTAAGTGATACCATCTCGATACTCCGTCGGTGATCCGCCCTTGAATGAGACAGACAAATGGGTAACTCGGTAGGTAGTACTGACACGCCGCAACATTTCATGAATAAAAGTTTCAGCTTCTCCGGCTTGTGGATGTCGAGCATCACGCCAAGATAAAAAAAGTAGATGAGGTTTCATGTCGTACCTCCTTTGCGTAGAAAAAATTGGATCCGAAAGATCGGTTCTGCTACTAATCTTCTCTACAGTAGAAGGATATTCCTAGAAAATCCTTCAAATCAAATGACTTCTGTTTCATCTATGATGTCCTGAAGCGTTACGTATAAAAGCTTTTGGGTAAAGAACAATAACGAAACAGGTAGGAGGAAAACGCATGAAATGGAAGGGAAGAGAACGGAGTTCGAACGTCGAGGACCGGCGGGGAATGGGTGGGAAAGGAATCGCCGGTATCGGCGGTGGTGTCGGGATCATCCTGCTGATCGTCATCACTTTGATGGGTGGTAATCCAACTGAACTACTCGGAGACTTAACCGGTGGGGATCAGCAAAATACGACGTATGAGGAAACAGCGCAGGAAAAAGAAGCAGCGGACTTCGTCTCCGTCGTCTTGGCCGATACGGAACGAGTCTGGACGAAAGAATTTAAAGAAGATGGTAAGACCTATAAAAAACCGACACTCGTCTTATATACGGATCAAGTTAGTTCGGCTTGCGGACAAGCAGGGAAGTCCGTCGGTCCCTTTTACTGTCCCGGTGATCAGAAATTATACATTGATTTAAGCTTTTATGATGAACTGCAGACGAAATACGGAGCACCGGGCGATTTTGCGATGGCGTATGTCATTGCGCATGAAGTCGGGCATCATGTCCAGACGTTACTCGGAAAATCGGATGAGATCATGCCACTTCGAAAGCAAATGAGTGAGGAGAAGTTCAATAAATACCTCGTTCGATTCGAGCTACAGGCAGATTATTATGCCGGCGTCTGGGCGCATCACGCGCAAGGAGAAAACTTGCTCGAAGAAGGCGATCTTGAAGAAGCGTTGACAGCAGCCAATGCTGTTGGGGACGATACGTTACAAGAGAAAGGACAAGGATATGTCGTACCGGAAAGTTTCACTCACGGCACATCGGCGCAACGAGAGCGTTGGTTCCAAAAAGGCTTTGATAACGGCACGATCGAAGGTGGAGACACATTCAAAGCGAAGAATCTATAAAACGAAGTAAAGACATACCTTTTGAAACATTTTCCAGTCGTTTCCGTAAAGAAGAGAGAAGGATTCAAAGGGGAGTGTCGAAGTTGAAGCACATCAGTCTATTTTTGTTGCTGTATACGGCTGTCGTCGTATTGACGTACATCGTGTCACGATTTGCGCCAAACTTGTTGGTCTACATGGTCTATATCGCGATTGCGTCGTTACTCGTCATCACGGGCTACTTGCTGAAGCGACTCGTAATCAAACGTTAGAAATCAAAAAAACTGTGTTCTTAGACTGACCTAGCAATATGAGACACATATAAAACACCTTGATTAGGCTGCCTGTACACCGTATTTTTTCGGTGTCAGGTAGCCTAATTTTTCTTGGATTCGTTCTTCGTTATAGTAATTTAAGTAATTAGTAACGCGTTCAGAGACCTCATGGTCTCTTAGTGAATTAAATTTGACGTACTGGAATTCCTCGGACTTTAAATTAGAGTGGAACGATTCGATAACTGCGTTGTCCCAACAGTTTCCTCTACGAGACATGCTGCTTGTTAGGTGATTCCTTTTAACGAATTCTTGAAAGGCGTATGACGTATAGACACTTCCTTGGTCCGAATGAAGGATGACCCCTTCGGGATAGTTTCGATTCTCAAGCGCTATCTTCAACGTATCAATCACAAGAGACGTTTGTTGATGCTCGTATAACTTGTATGCGACGATTTCGTTATTAAAAAGATCCATGATGGTGGAAAGATATTTCGTCGTGCTGCCGTATTGGATATAGGTGATATCCGTCACCCACTTTTGATTCGGTTTACTTGCTGTGAAATCGCGCTTGATGAGATCCGGTACCGTTATGATGCGCTCACCTTGAGACTTCCATCTTCGCTTCGGCTTGATCCGACATTGGAGATGGTGTTTTTGCATGATTTTCTGTACGGTATTCCGATTGGCTTTTAACTGATAGAT
This region includes:
- a CDS encoding peroxiredoxin-like family protein; amino-acid sequence: MTRLLEEIKQYQSKFRQKAPAEKQRLMAEATAELAASGVVQGLGVVDTIPHFTLPIVSGEPVAIETLLEQGPVILTFYRGGWCPYCNLELRAYEREIERIRALGAIVVAISPETPDFAEQTADKNGLSFPVLSDVDLHVSRQFDLVFDLPDYLIEIYKASGLDVAKHNGNDDWQLPKPATFIIETSGVIRFVEVPSDYTKRVDPEQIIPKLEQN
- the ypfJ gene encoding KPN_02809 family neutral zinc metallopeptidase produces the protein MKWKGRERSSNVEDRRGMGGKGIAGIGGGVGIILLIVITLMGGNPTELLGDLTGGDQQNTTYEETAQEKEAADFVSVVLADTERVWTKEFKEDGKTYKKPTLVLYTDQVSSACGQAGKSVGPFYCPGDQKLYIDLSFYDELQTKYGAPGDFAMAYVIAHEVGHHVQTLLGKSDEIMPLRKQMSEEKFNKYLVRFELQADYYAGVWAHHAQGENLLEEGDLEEALTAANAVGDDTLQEKGQGYVVPESFTHGTSAQRERWFQKGFDNGTIEGGDTFKAKNL
- a CDS encoding IS3 family transposase (programmed frameshift); this translates as MGKNVYSSEVKWAVVKDKLSGKLTTREIMEKYGIKNESQIKTWMRWYRSNEHYRFDQPIGKQYTYGHGPDSASEDDKRERQMSHLKMENEILKKVHGNRKRVEKEVVLKIVEFLRRKYTITAILSALNVPRASYYRWIKESVKAPSVLEKTVIELSKQTKYRNGHRKIKALLQQIYQLKANRNTVQKIMQKHHLQCRIKPKRRWKSQGERIITVPDLIKRDFTASKPNQKWVTDITYIQYGSTTKYLSTIMDLFNNEIVAYKLYEHQQTSLVIDTLKIALENRNYPEGVILHSDQGSVYTSYAFQEFVKRNHLTSSMSRRGNCWDNAVIESFHSNLKSEEFQYVKFNSLRDHEVSERVTNYLNYYNEERIQEKLGYLTPKKYGVQAA
- a CDS encoding glycosyltransferase family 4 protein — protein: MKPHLLFLSWRDARHPQAGEAETFIHEMLRRVSTTYRVTHLSVSFKGGSPTEYRDGITYLRYGTTASLIPYALYYYWSYAKTIDLVLDHLNGFHFFRPFYVPRHKRTLFLYQLIRERWSTTLVFPFSKLGEWTETRRLSWYKDSHALTISPSVVDELQSAGFTNSHITMLPPGLSFSPWSEQEWELKEHVPTFLYINRLNEKELQDTIGAFLMVQREFPETRLWLIGIRNSSHLLQYLTLPLPKEVKDAITYYDSITETETRSMMSRATALLFPSIREGVGFPIIEAAAVGTPSIVYDAPGVRDAVQYGMTGYMAKNKTPGALAAEMRACFRDPEEYEAIRTSAHHFARAMDWQQTDLKFQEWLRQVLLDTK